One window of the Niallia circulans genome contains the following:
- a CDS encoding response regulator: MYKVMLVDDDYPVLELLTKTIDWKSLGFEVMSTHENGVSALKKAEETMPDVLISDIGMPKMNGIELTRKMKSINESLQVALLSCHTEFNYAREALKLQVSDYLVKDTFELEELYELLEKFKIQLDTMLNNKQKEQKLQHILHKNIEKEKTAFIKRLINNGYYKKEAEWESDRKKFGLLADKGYIVTLLSIHHHPLDLFPEETLYFAVSNIVGELLGRLNPLAVHFLNHSNKVFIFFPRDLGYQRNALSNAKETLKMIQLSIDKGLNMHSSSIIGETSESLLDYQNTVNRLLNNHQQLFYMLPRTVSSIKECVKNTEELFAKYDEAATEMRMIVLNKKVERISNFIHKWTIYIMENQFPPEIVKDWFWKLLLDLNVKLQALQYFSGEYSFESKHKEIFLMEYMYQLKDWLKHYFEKIIHYHETIDQTKRKEIIEAFKFVAMNLERKITLDEISSYLFLNPSYFSRLFKKEVGETFVEYVTRMKINRAKELLEQTDESVGKICERLGYDNQSYFIKLFKTYAGITPMEYRSGKVG; this comes from the coding sequence ATGTATAAAGTGATGCTTGTAGATGATGACTATCCTGTATTAGAGCTATTGACGAAAACAATTGACTGGAAAAGCCTCGGCTTTGAAGTGATGAGTACCCATGAAAATGGAGTAAGTGCCTTAAAAAAAGCAGAAGAAACAATGCCTGATGTGCTAATTTCTGATATTGGCATGCCTAAGATGAATGGAATTGAATTAACAAGAAAAATGAAGTCGATCAATGAAAGCTTGCAAGTGGCGTTGTTATCCTGTCATACAGAATTTAATTATGCCCGAGAAGCACTTAAGTTACAGGTCAGCGATTATTTAGTAAAGGATACATTTGAACTAGAAGAGCTATATGAATTACTTGAGAAATTTAAAATACAACTTGACACTATGCTAAATAATAAACAAAAAGAACAAAAATTACAGCATATTCTTCATAAAAACATCGAAAAAGAAAAGACGGCATTCATAAAAAGATTAATAAATAATGGCTATTATAAAAAGGAAGCTGAATGGGAAAGTGACCGAAAAAAATTTGGCTTATTAGCGGACAAAGGATATATTGTAACACTGTTATCAATCCATCATCATCCTTTAGATTTATTTCCAGAAGAAACCTTATATTTTGCAGTTTCTAATATTGTGGGAGAATTATTAGGAAGACTAAATCCTTTAGCAGTTCATTTTCTTAATCATTCCAATAAGGTTTTTATCTTTTTTCCAAGAGACTTAGGATATCAGAGGAACGCTTTATCGAATGCAAAAGAAACGTTGAAAATGATTCAGCTCTCGATTGACAAAGGCTTAAATATGCACAGTTCATCCATTATTGGTGAAACATCTGAAAGCTTATTAGACTATCAAAACACAGTCAACAGATTGTTAAATAATCATCAGCAGCTGTTTTATATGCTCCCAAGAACAGTGTCATCTATAAAGGAGTGTGTAAAGAATACGGAGGAACTATTCGCTAAGTATGATGAAGCAGCGACAGAAATGAGAATGATTGTTCTGAATAAAAAGGTGGAGCGAATAAGTAATTTCATCCATAAATGGACGATATATATAATGGAAAACCAATTTCCACCAGAGATAGTAAAGGATTGGTTTTGGAAATTATTATTGGATTTAAATGTGAAATTACAAGCGCTGCAATACTTTTCAGGCGAATACTCCTTTGAATCCAAACATAAAGAGATTTTTTTGATGGAGTATATGTATCAATTAAAGGACTGGCTTAAGCACTATTTTGAGAAAATCATTCATTATCATGAAACGATTGATCAGACGAAAAGAAAAGAGATTATTGAAGCCTTTAAATTTGTTGCGATGAATCTAGAACGAAAAATCACATTAGATGAAATCTCTAGTTATTTATTCTTAAATCCTAGTTACTTTAGTAGATTGTTTAAAAAGGAAGTAGGAGAAACATTTGTGGAATATGTAACACGGATGAAAATTAATCGTGCAAAGGAGCTGTTAGAACAAACAGATGAATCGGTTGGGAAAATTTGCGAACGATTGGGCTATGATAATCAAAGCTATTTTATAAAATTATTTAAAACATACGCTGGTATAACTCCGATGGAATATAGAAGCGGAAAAGTTGGTTAA
- a CDS encoding glycoside hydrolase family 88 protein has translation MSKKEQWVAEAWEFVVEKTARNNETIGANFPHASIDKKYVLESPEWWTAGFWPGVLWQVYQDNKMEALRKTAEQCEEKLDYLLSDSEKLDHDMGFMWTLTSLANYKLTGNKESRRRGLLAANLLLGRFNAQGNYIRAWNAWSKKDDNRGVAIIDCMMNLPLLYWASAETGDPRFKIAAEKHAETVLRHFIRPDGSVHHIVVFNPETGEVVDKLGGQGYAPDSAWSRGTAWALYGLTLSYLHTNNSAFLHAAKSVSHFFLSNLRSNECPVWDFRIPEDGETKYHYPDSSAGSIAACGLLLLGTLVADFEKPVYQEAGATLLKTLYITCATDADKEEEGLLGHGTSHFPEQKNVDVPLIYGDYYFVEGLNILRQKGVLFWQ, from the coding sequence ATGAGTAAAAAGGAGCAATGGGTGGCTGAAGCGTGGGAGTTTGTCGTAGAGAAAACGGCACGGAATAATGAAACGATTGGTGCTAATTTTCCCCATGCCAGTATAGATAAGAAGTATGTATTAGAAAGTCCGGAATGGTGGACAGCTGGTTTTTGGCCAGGGGTTTTATGGCAAGTATATCAAGATAATAAAATGGAAGCTCTTAGAAAAACAGCAGAACAGTGTGAAGAAAAACTGGATTATTTATTGTCAGATTCAGAGAAATTAGATCATGACATGGGATTTATGTGGACGTTGACAAGTCTAGCAAACTATAAACTTACGGGCAATAAAGAATCAAGAAGAAGAGGATTATTAGCAGCCAATTTATTATTAGGAAGATTTAATGCCCAAGGTAATTATATTCGTGCTTGGAATGCATGGTCGAAGAAGGATGATAATCGCGGTGTCGCAATCATTGACTGTATGATGAACCTTCCGCTGCTATACTGGGCTTCAGCAGAAACGGGAGATCCACGGTTTAAAATAGCTGCAGAAAAGCATGCAGAAACAGTATTAAGACATTTTATTAGACCAGATGGTTCCGTACATCATATTGTTGTTTTTAATCCAGAAACTGGAGAAGTAGTAGATAAGCTTGGTGGTCAAGGCTATGCACCAGATAGCGCATGGTCAAGGGGAACTGCTTGGGCTTTGTATGGTCTGACATTATCCTACTTACATACTAATAATAGCGCATTTTTACATGCCGCAAAATCAGTTTCCCACTTTTTTCTATCTAATCTTCGTTCTAATGAATGTCCTGTTTGGGATTTTCGCATACCTGAAGATGGCGAAACCAAATACCATTATCCTGATTCATCAGCAGGTTCCATTGCAGCCTGTGGCTTACTCCTGCTTGGAACACTTGTAGCCGACTTTGAAAAGCCTGTTTATCAGGAAGCAGGCGCAACTTTATTAAAAACCTTATATATAACTTGTGCTACTGATGCAGATAAAGAAGAGGAAGGCTTATTAGGACACGGAACAAGTCATTTTCCAGAGCAAAAAAATGTTGATGTCCCACTAATTTATGGAGATTATTATTTTGTTGAGGGATTAAATATATTGCGACAAAAGGGAGTATTATTCTGGCAGTAA
- a CDS encoding DUF2264 domain-containing protein translates to MNQYNVKVKKNPLRTREDLERALYDLYEPLFMLGNEQKAGLLNLGTNGSVYGQKTRELEAFLRPFWGWGPLFSVTPNKYPAIKRQLVKGIIEGTTPTSDSYWGITGEYDQRFVEMAALSCTLIHCKADFWDILSTVQKENLANWLYQINENTIPNNNWLFFRVLVNVALKKCGRSYSLEKLEADLQQLDQYYLKNGWYFDGYKNQIDYYIPFAMHYYGLIYAKVMEDEDPERAAIYKERAIQFAQDFKEWFSSDGSSIPFGRSLTYRFAQSSFWAALAFADVEALPWGQIKRLVLNNLRYWFKQSIFSPEGLLTIGYGYQNLNMAEGYNAPGSPYWSLKTFLLLALPESHPFWQAEEEPVKFLEKSVQKSPRMIICHDSEGKEVQAFTSGQHSHEHAHADAKYEKFVYSTTFGFSVPKGNVLLKQGAFDNCLALSECDNRYRSRSGCESYEIHDDYIVSTWKPWRDVTIDTYLIPLTPWHVRIHRIHTNREIETAEGGFSAPATEGAAYVIKDENSLFYPSEVGTTGIMDIFGKRKTELIIPEPNTNLLYSKTVLPTLTSRLAPGRHLLVSSILGTDRGVEEISFQPIVSLEQESVTIQYRNRKYKIEIK, encoded by the coding sequence TTGAATCAATATAATGTGAAAGTAAAAAAGAACCCATTAAGAACAAGAGAGGATTTAGAACGTGCTTTATATGACTTATACGAACCCTTATTTATGTTGGGGAATGAACAGAAGGCAGGTTTATTGAATCTAGGTACAAATGGCTCAGTATATGGGCAAAAAACAAGAGAATTAGAAGCGTTTTTACGTCCATTTTGGGGCTGGGGGCCATTATTTTCTGTAACACCTAATAAATATCCAGCAATAAAACGACAATTAGTAAAAGGAATTATAGAGGGAACAACGCCAACAAGTGATTCTTACTGGGGGATTACCGGAGAGTATGATCAACGGTTTGTTGAAATGGCAGCACTTTCTTGTACGCTTATTCACTGTAAGGCTGATTTCTGGGATATTCTATCAACAGTGCAAAAGGAAAATTTAGCTAATTGGCTATATCAAATCAATGAAAATACAATCCCGAATAATAACTGGTTATTTTTCCGCGTATTAGTAAACGTAGCATTAAAAAAATGCGGTAGAAGTTATAGTTTAGAAAAATTAGAAGCGGATCTTCAACAATTAGATCAGTATTATTTAAAAAATGGTTGGTATTTTGATGGATATAAGAATCAAATTGATTATTATATTCCTTTTGCCATGCATTATTACGGATTAATTTATGCAAAAGTAATGGAGGATGAAGATCCAGAAAGGGCAGCGATTTATAAGGAGAGGGCTATTCAGTTTGCTCAAGATTTTAAAGAATGGTTTTCTTCAGATGGATCTTCTATTCCATTTGGCAGAAGTTTAACCTATCGATTTGCACAATCCTCCTTTTGGGCTGCATTGGCATTTGCAGATGTTGAAGCATTGCCTTGGGGACAAATTAAAAGATTAGTATTAAATAATTTACGGTATTGGTTTAAGCAGTCGATTTTTTCTCCAGAAGGACTTTTAACGATTGGCTATGGTTACCAAAACTTAAATATGGCAGAAGGCTATAATGCTCCAGGTTCTCCTTATTGGTCCTTAAAGACATTCCTGCTGTTAGCTCTTCCAGAGAGTCATCCTTTTTGGCAGGCAGAGGAAGAACCAGTTAAGTTCCTAGAGAAAAGTGTGCAAAAAAGTCCGAGGATGATCATTTGCCATGATTCTGAAGGAAAAGAAGTGCAAGCATTTACTTCTGGACAGCATTCTCATGAACACGCCCATGCAGACGCAAAATATGAAAAATTTGTGTATTCCACCACCTTTGGTTTTAGTGTGCCTAAAGGTAATGTTTTATTAAAGCAAGGAGCATTTGATAATTGCCTGGCACTGTCTGAATGTGATAATCGCTATAGAAGTCGTAGTGGCTGTGAGTCATATGAAATCCATGATGATTATATCGTATCTACATGGAAGCCTTGGCGGGATGTAACAATTGATACGTATCTAATTCCCTTAACCCCTTGGCATGTTCGCATTCATCGCATTCATACAAATAGAGAGATAGAGACAGCGGAAGGTGGATTTTCTGCACCTGCGACTGAAGGGGCTGCCTATGTAATCAAAGATGAAAATAGTCTTTTTTACCCATCAGAGGTAGGAACAACAGGGATTATGGACATCTTTGGAAAACGGAAAACAGAATTAATAATACCTGAGCCTAATACCAATTTACTCTATTCAAAAACCGTATTGCCGACGTTAACGTCGCGTTTAGCACCTGGAAGGCATTTATTGGTTTCAAGTATTCTCGGAACAGACCGAGGAGTAGAGGAGATTTCTTTTCAGCCTATTGTTAGTCTAGAACAAGAGTCTGTCACCATTCAGTATAGAAATAGAAAATATAAGATAGAGATAAAATAA
- a CDS encoding ATP-binding protein, producing MSGLITYQTIVIHDHTEKEWKEKLNKEFRDLLDKDFLLSVGIGEAVNNAIEHGNYPVILELQYNQNILDMRIKDHGNGFDVKKKFRDIERYGTEKLMSDIVLEERGRGILMMMQIFQKVQYNEMGNEVFLWRETREDAKAI from the coding sequence ATGAGTGGGCTTATTACTTATCAAACAATAGTAATACATGATCATACGGAAAAAGAATGGAAAGAAAAGCTAAATAAAGAATTTAGAGATTTATTGGATAAAGATTTTTTGCTGAGCGTTGGAATAGGAGAAGCGGTTAATAATGCAATAGAACATGGAAATTATCCCGTTATATTAGAGTTACAGTATAATCAGAATATCTTGGATATGCGAATCAAGGATCACGGAAATGGGTTTGATGTGAAGAAGAAATTTCGTGATATCGAAAGGTATGGTACGGAAAAGCTTATGAGTGATATTGTGTTGGAGGAAAGAGGAAGAGGTATCTTAATGATGATGCAAATTTTCCAAAAAGTACAATATAATGAAATGGGAAATGAAGTATTTTTATGGAGAGAAACAAGGGAAGATGCGAAAGCCATTTAA
- a CDS encoding GNAT family N-acetyltransferase, with protein sequence MINIMEKVTYKNIHKEGKRVKETSDWFHVHNEEMLLQYDSNYIQFKKMPTIQEFELVEDYLKTFHQKTGQKHLKFVFPENEKFTKDLLEYIVQNLHYEVGMTELYAIAPCNFPVLYPSEDILIQKVTEENFEDYLQLEYNQDLEYGVDYAKGKTEIYQKNFKNPLFLQVIAYYKGKAAGALEVIIADKTVEIDGIFVIEEYQRKGIAARMQRKIMDLFPNKTIILLADGEDTPREMYQRQNYQQQGFQYEALKENF encoded by the coding sequence ATGATTAACATCATGGAAAAAGTAACCTATAAGAACATTCATAAAGAAGGAAAACGAGTAAAAGAGACTAGCGATTGGTTCCATGTTCATAATGAGGAAATGCTGCTTCAATATGACAGTAACTATATCCAATTTAAAAAGATGCCCACTATTCAGGAGTTCGAGTTAGTGGAAGATTATTTAAAAACATTTCATCAAAAAACTGGTCAGAAACATCTTAAATTTGTATTTCCAGAAAATGAGAAATTCACGAAGGATTTATTGGAGTACATTGTGCAAAATCTTCATTATGAAGTAGGGATGACAGAGCTTTATGCCATTGCTCCTTGCAATTTTCCGGTTTTATATCCTAGTGAGGACATTCTAATTCAGAAAGTAACAGAAGAGAATTTTGAGGATTATTTGCAATTAGAATATAATCAAGACTTAGAATATGGAGTAGATTATGCAAAAGGGAAAACAGAAATCTATCAGAAAAATTTCAAAAATCCGCTGTTTTTGCAAGTCATTGCTTATTATAAAGGGAAAGCAGCTGGTGCTTTAGAAGTAATTATTGCCGATAAAACGGTTGAAATTGACGGAATTTTTGTAATTGAAGAGTATCAGCGCAAAGGGATTGCTGCTCGCATGCAAAGAAAGATTATGGATTTATTTCCTAATAAGACAATTATTTTGCTGGCAGATGGAGAAGATACTCCGAGAGAGATGTATCAAAGACAGAACTATCAGCAACAAGGATTTCAGTATGAAGCGTTGAAAGAAAATTTCTAG